A genomic region of Solibacillus isronensis contains the following coding sequences:
- a CDS encoding CadD family cadmium resistance transporter has protein sequence MNLILTILSALGSFIVTNLDDIFVLMLLFSQARTQAKVSNGRTVNMQPKGNRIYPRDIVIGQYLGFALLVLISLLATFGVTLIPEQWVGLLGLIPIYLGVKLFIKGEDEDEGDILSSLNKFNKFYLSVAFITFANGGDNIGIYVPFFSTLNSNQLVITVVTFFIMVGVWCFIGYRLARFRYVSETLEKYGRWIIPIVFIGLGIYIMLENETFSALSNLFK, from the coding sequence ATGAATTTAATTTTAACCATTCTCTCTGCTTTAGGATCTTTTATAGTAACCAATCTTGATGATATTTTTGTCTTGATGTTGCTGTTCTCTCAGGCAAGGACGCAAGCTAAAGTAAGTAACGGCCGAACGGTTAACATGCAGCCGAAAGGCAACCGTATTTACCCTAGAGATATAGTCATTGGGCAATACCTTGGTTTTGCACTTTTAGTTTTAATCAGTCTTTTAGCAACATTTGGTGTAACACTCATTCCTGAACAGTGGGTAGGTTTACTAGGACTAATTCCAATCTATTTAGGAGTTAAACTTTTTATAAAAGGTGAAGATGAAGACGAAGGGGATATTCTTTCTAGTTTAAACAAATTTAATAAGTTCTATTTAAGTGTAGCCTTTATCACATTTGCTAATGGTGGAGACAATATTGGCATTTATGTTCCGTTCTTTTCTACTTTAAATTCCAACCAACTAGTCATTACAGTTGTTACTTTCTTTATAATGGTTGGTGTCTGGTGTTTTATCGGCTATCGTCTAGCAAGATTCAGATATGTTTCTGAAACACTTGAGAAATACGGCCGATGGATAATTCCAATTGTTTTTATAGGATTAGGAATATATATTATGTTAGAAAATGAAACTTTTAGCGCGCTGTCAAATCTTTTTAAATAA
- a CDS encoding cytochrome P450 yields MSDINQMPREDGIDHSLSLMREGYMYILNRRLSFNSDIFETRLLGKKAICMGGKAATEVFYDTEKFKRKDAAPNRVVQTLFGKKGVQALDGQDHRHRKEMFMSIMSPKGIQSLTDITKEQWKTALNKWEQVDEIILYEEVKEILCRTACQWAGVPLEENDVKEMTTNLAAMFESPAAVGPNHWIGRNARNKVENWIGDLVEKVRNGEINPPESTALIRFAWHRDLEGNLLDTKTAAVEVINILRPIVAIAIFINFSALALHHFPEEREKLESHEEKYAQMFVQEVRRFYPFFPFVTALVKKDFTWNGYKFEEGTLTLLDLYGTNQDSKIWENPDLFSPDRFSKWEGSPFDFIPQGGGDYFMGHRCAGEWVTIQIMKVSLEYLVNQMEYEVPNQDLSYSIVSMPSIPHSKVVLKNVKQKL; encoded by the coding sequence ATGTCAGATATAAATCAAATGCCTCGTGAAGATGGAATTGATCATAGCTTAAGTCTTATGAGAGAAGGATATATGTATATTTTGAACAGACGTCTCAGTTTTAATTCTGATATTTTCGAGACGCGATTGCTTGGAAAAAAAGCTATCTGCATGGGAGGTAAGGCGGCTACTGAAGTTTTTTATGACACTGAGAAATTCAAAAGGAAAGATGCTGCACCCAACCGGGTGGTCCAAACATTGTTCGGAAAAAAAGGTGTTCAGGCTTTGGACGGACAAGATCACAGACATCGTAAGGAAATGTTTATGTCTATTATGTCTCCTAAGGGAATTCAAAGCCTAACAGACATTACAAAAGAACAGTGGAAGACAGCGCTAAATAAATGGGAACAGGTGGATGAAATTATTCTTTATGAAGAAGTAAAAGAAATCCTGTGTAGAACAGCCTGCCAGTGGGCAGGCGTCCCTTTGGAAGAAAACGATGTTAAAGAAATGACAACAAACTTGGCCGCGATGTTCGAGTCTCCAGCTGCAGTTGGCCCAAACCATTGGATAGGGAGAAATGCACGGAATAAAGTAGAAAATTGGATTGGCGATTTGGTTGAAAAGGTGCGTAATGGGGAAATAAATCCTCCAGAAAGTACAGCTTTAATTAGATTTGCCTGGCATCGCGATTTAGAAGGAAATCTTCTGGATACTAAGACTGCTGCTGTGGAAGTAATCAATATCTTGAGACCTATTGTGGCGATTGCTATATTCATCAATTTTTCTGCGCTGGCATTGCATCATTTTCCAGAAGAAAGGGAGAAACTTGAATCCCATGAGGAAAAATATGCCCAGATGTTTGTACAGGAAGTTCGTCGTTTTTACCCGTTTTTTCCGTTCGTCACAGCACTGGTAAAAAAAGATTTTACCTGGAATGGCTATAAATTTGAAGAAGGAACATTAACTTTACTGGATCTTTATGGCACAAATCAAGATTCCAAAATTTGGGAAAATCCTGATTTGTTCAGTCCTGATCGATTTTCTAAATGGGAAGGAAGCCCATTTGATTTCATTCCGCAGGGTGGTGGTGATTACTTTATGGGTCATCGCTGTGCTGGAGAGTGGGTCACCATTCAAATCATGAAAGTAAGTCTCGAATATCTAGTCAACCAAATGGAATATGAAGTTCCTAACCAGGATTTAAGTTATAGCATAGTGAGCATGCCAAGTATTCCCCACAGCAAAGTAGTGCTAAAGAATGTTAAACAAAAACTATAA
- the lpdA gene encoding dihydrolipoyl dehydrogenase produces MTVEGKKDVDLLVIGAGSGGYVAAIRAAQLGKKVVLVDKAELGGVCLNRGCIPSKALISASERVKHIKHANSMGIKVSGEVEVEMPEVVKWKDGIVNKLTNGVQTLLKGNGVEVISGEAYLTEPYVAKIKIGNEEQFFSYKDLILAIGSLPTELKSMPFDRKRIISSTEALMLQEVPKHLVVVGGGYIGLELGTAYAKFGSKVTILEGSDTILPGTDSMLTNVVKRHLKELGITVITNALVQGGENTGDEVNVQFQVNGKEERIQGDYCLVSIGRKPNTGKIGLENIGVELDQRGFIKINDKCQTNIEHVYAIGDCAGGYLLAHKASYEGKIAAEVISGQNSVIDFQAMPFVIFSDPEVAYTGLTEKEAKERGYETVSSRFPFQANGRALSVSDADGFVQVVADKKSNRVLGVQMVGPEVSSLIAEAVFAIELGATAEDLSLTIHAHPTLPEPLMEAAEGVMGHAIHMLNKNQ; encoded by the coding sequence ATGACTGTTGAAGGAAAAAAGGATGTAGATTTGTTAGTTATAGGTGCAGGATCAGGAGGTTATGTAGCTGCTATACGTGCTGCTCAGTTAGGGAAAAAAGTGGTTTTGGTGGATAAGGCAGAATTAGGAGGGGTTTGCCTTAACCGTGGATGTATACCTTCAAAAGCTCTTATTAGTGCTTCTGAACGAGTGAAACACATAAAACATGCCAACTCAATGGGAATAAAGGTTTCTGGTGAAGTTGAAGTAGAGATGCCAGAAGTAGTGAAGTGGAAGGACGGTATTGTGAATAAACTAACGAATGGAGTTCAGACTTTACTGAAAGGCAATGGAGTAGAAGTCATTAGTGGGGAAGCTTATCTTACTGAACCCTATGTTGCCAAAATTAAAATTGGTAACGAAGAACAATTCTTTTCATACAAAGACTTAATTCTAGCGATAGGATCTTTACCTACGGAATTAAAAAGTATGCCCTTTGATAGAAAAAGAATCATCTCTTCAACTGAGGCATTGATGCTTCAAGAAGTGCCAAAACATTTAGTTGTAGTAGGTGGCGGTTATATCGGTTTGGAGTTGGGAACTGCTTATGCTAAATTCGGGTCTAAAGTAACGATTCTTGAGGGGTCAGATACAATTCTTCCAGGTACTGATTCTATGCTTACAAATGTAGTAAAACGTCATTTAAAGGAACTTGGAATTACAGTTATAACGAATGCTTTAGTCCAAGGCGGAGAAAATACAGGCGATGAAGTAAACGTTCAGTTTCAGGTTAATGGAAAGGAAGAGAGAATCCAAGGGGATTATTGCTTAGTTTCCATTGGAAGAAAACCGAATACAGGGAAAATTGGATTGGAAAATATCGGGGTTGAATTAGACCAACGAGGTTTTATTAAAATAAATGATAAGTGCCAAACAAATATTGAACATGTTTATGCCATCGGAGACTGTGCGGGCGGTTACCTCCTTGCTCATAAAGCTAGTTATGAAGGAAAGATAGCTGCAGAGGTAATAAGTGGGCAAAATAGCGTGATTGATTTTCAGGCAATGCCTTTTGTTATTTTCAGTGATCCGGAAGTAGCTTATACAGGTTTAACCGAGAAGGAAGCGAAGGAAAGGGGATATGAAACAGTTTCTAGTCGTTTTCCATTCCAAGCTAACGGCAGAGCTTTATCTGTTTCTGATGCCGATGGTTTTGTACAAGTTGTGGCGGATAAAAAATCTAATCGGGTGTTAGGTGTACAAATGGTAGGGCCAGAAGTATCATCTCTTATTGCTGAAGCAGTTTTTGCAATTGAGCTAGGGGCAACTGCAGAAGATCTTAGCCTTACAATTCATGCACACCCAACCTTACCTGAACCACTCATGGAAGCAGCTGAAGGCGTGATGGGACATGCTATTCACATGCTCAATAAAAACCAGTAA
- the lspA gene encoding signal peptidase II, with protein sequence MYWIIILTLGVDQLFKYLVRNFMDYGQSISIINGFFQLTSHRNTGAAWGIFAGQKIFLISFAIIVIVIGLIYCRKVTDKLTRIAFGFFIGGAVGNVVDRLFFGEVTDMFEITFINYPIFNTADVFLVCGVILFFISTYKEKIRE encoded by the coding sequence TTGTATTGGATTATTATACTCACACTCGGTGTTGATCAGCTTTTTAAATATCTAGTTAGAAATTTTATGGACTATGGGCAATCTATTTCAATTATTAATGGTTTTTTCCAATTAACATCTCATCGCAATACAGGCGCAGCTTGGGGAATTTTTGCTGGACAAAAAATATTCTTAATTAGCTTTGCTATTATTGTTATAGTCATTGGTCTTATATATTGTCGTAAAGTAACTGATAAGCTTACGCGTATAGCCTTTGGTTTTTTTATAGGAGGTGCAGTGGGAAACGTTGTAGACCGTTTATTTTTTGGAGAAGTAACAGATATGTTCGAAATTACATTTATTAATTATCCGATATTTAATACTGCGGATGTATTTTTAGTTTGTGGAGTTATTTTATTCTTTATTAGCACCTATAAAGAAAAAATTAGAGAGTGA
- a CDS encoding ArsR/SmtB family transcription factor, whose product MRNEACEVTCIDEEKVKRGKNELHQQNPLEVAKIFKALSDDTRIKIAYALSLEDELCVCDVANIVGATTATTSHHLRLLKNLGLAKYRKEGKLVYYSLDDDHVKQLIKVAFAHQKEVVKIV is encoded by the coding sequence TTGCGAAATGAAGCATGTGAAGTTACGTGTATAGATGAAGAGAAAGTCAAGAGAGGTAAAAATGAACTGCACCAACAAAATCCTTTGGAGGTAGCCAAAATTTTCAAAGCATTATCGGATGACACGAGGATTAAGATTGCATATGCTCTCTCTTTAGAAGATGAATTGTGTGTTTGTGATGTAGCGAATATTGTTGGTGCTACAACAGCTACCACATCTCATCATCTAAGGTTACTTAAAAATCTGGGATTAGCTAAATATCGAAAAGAAGGTAAGTTGGTCTACTATTCATTAGATGATGATCATGTAAAGCAACTTATAAAGGTTGCATTTGCACACCAGAAGGAGGTTGTTAAAATTGTCTGA
- a CDS encoding four-helix bundle copper-binding protein, whose product MSHEQHQELLQILHECMVECNHCYNACMKEEDIKMMAVCIRLDRECADMCNYLEQAISRGTPFISELASVCAKICEACGNECKKHDHEHCQKCANACFKCAEACKIVA is encoded by the coding sequence ATGTCACATGAACAACATCAAGAATTACTGCAAATTTTACATGAATGCATGGTAGAATGTAATCATTGTTATAATGCATGTATGAAAGAGGAAGACATTAAGATGATGGCCGTATGCATACGTTTAGACAGAGAATGCGCAGATATGTGTAACTATTTAGAACAAGCGATTTCAAGAGGTACACCATTTATTTCTGAGTTAGCTTCCGTTTGTGCAAAGATTTGTGAAGCATGTGGAAACGAATGCAAAAAGCATGATCATGAACACTGTCAGAAATGTGCTAATGCCTGCTTTAAATGTGCAGAAGCATGTAAAATTGTTGCCTAA
- a CDS encoding heavy metal translocating P-type ATPase, producing the protein MSEAKPLEKDKNVYRVEGFSCANCAGKFEKNVKKLPGVQEAKVNFGASKISVYGDATIEELEKAGAFENLKVSPEKPRREAKQEVTEDKNVYRVEGFTCASCAGKFENNVKQLPGVGDAKVNFGASKIAVYGNATIEELEKAGAFENLKVAPEKPVRQANQEVKEVKKEEKVPFYKKHSTLLYSVLFLVFGYLSSSVNGDENIVTILLFVASMVIGGLSLFKVGLQNLIHFDFDMKTLMTVAVIGGAIIGEWAEVSLVVILFAISEALERFSMDKARQSIRSLMDIAPKEALVRRNGQEIMIHVDDIAVGDIMIVKPGQKIAMDGVVVSGYSAVNQAAITGESVPVEKIVDDEVFAGTLNEEGLLEVKITKLVEDTTISKIIHLVEEAQGERAPSQAFVDKFAKYYTPIIMIIAALVAIVPPLFFDGSWETWVYQGLAVLVVGCPCALVISTPISIVSAIGNAAKKGVLVKGGVYLEEIGALKAIAFDKTGTLTKGVPAVTDYNVLNKQINEKELLSIITALEYRSQHPLASAIMKKAEEENISYSDVLVEDFSSITGKGIKGIVNGTTYYIGSPKLFKELLTTDFNKDLEKNVTTLQNQGKTAMIIGTEKEILGFIAVADEVRESSKEIIEKLHQLGIKKTIMLTGDNKGTANAIGHHVGVSEIQAELMPQDKLDYIKQLRSEYGNVAMVGDGVNDAPALAASTVGIAMGGAGTDTALETADVALMGDDLRKLPFTVKLSRKALNIIKANITFAIAIKLIALLLVIPGWLTLWIAILSDMGATLLVALNSLRLMRVKE; encoded by the coding sequence TTGTCTGAAGCAAAACCATTAGAAAAAGATAAAAATGTATACCGTGTCGAAGGATTTTCATGTGCAAACTGTGCAGGAAAGTTTGAGAAAAATGTTAAAAAACTTCCAGGAGTACAGGAAGCAAAAGTGAATTTTGGAGCATCTAAGATATCTGTTTATGGTGATGCAACGATAGAAGAATTAGAAAAAGCGGGTGCATTTGAAAATCTTAAAGTGTCCCCTGAAAAACCAAGAAGAGAAGCTAAACAAGAGGTTACAGAGGACAAAAACGTATACCGTGTTGAAGGATTTACCTGTGCAAGTTGTGCAGGGAAGTTTGAAAATAATGTAAAACAACTCCCTGGAGTTGGGGATGCAAAAGTAAATTTTGGTGCATCTAAAATTGCTGTTTACGGTAATGCAACGATTGAAGAACTTGAAAAGGCAGGAGCTTTTGAAAATCTTAAAGTTGCTCCTGAAAAGCCTGTACGACAAGCTAATCAAGAGGTGAAAGAGGTTAAAAAAGAAGAAAAAGTACCGTTCTATAAAAAACACAGTACTTTACTCTATTCAGTCTTATTTCTTGTCTTTGGTTACCTTTCCTCATCTGTTAATGGGGATGAGAACATTGTTACTATATTATTATTTGTAGCATCTATGGTAATCGGAGGATTATCACTCTTTAAAGTCGGTTTACAAAACTTGATTCATTTTGACTTTGACATGAAAACCCTTATGACAGTAGCTGTTATAGGTGGTGCCATTATAGGAGAATGGGCTGAAGTTTCCCTTGTTGTCATACTCTTTGCGATTAGTGAAGCTCTGGAACGATTTTCTATGGATAAAGCTAGACAATCGATTCGTTCATTAATGGACATCGCTCCTAAAGAGGCACTCGTTAGACGTAATGGACAAGAAATAATGATTCATGTCGATGATATTGCTGTTGGCGATATCATGATTGTAAAACCTGGTCAAAAGATTGCGATGGATGGTGTTGTCGTAAGTGGCTACTCTGCCGTTAACCAAGCAGCTATTACAGGCGAATCAGTCCCTGTTGAAAAAATTGTTGATGATGAAGTATTTGCAGGTACCTTAAATGAAGAAGGTTTACTTGAAGTAAAAATAACGAAACTCGTAGAAGATACAACGATTTCTAAAATTATTCATCTTGTAGAGGAAGCACAAGGAGAACGTGCTCCTTCGCAAGCATTTGTCGATAAATTCGCGAAGTATTATACACCAATCATTATGATCATTGCAGCATTAGTTGCTATAGTCCCGCCTTTATTTTTTGATGGCAGTTGGGAAACATGGGTTTACCAAGGATTAGCTGTTCTTGTTGTTGGTTGTCCTTGTGCGTTGGTTATATCGACTCCTATTTCTATTGTTTCAGCGATTGGAAATGCTGCAAAAAAAGGTGTCCTTGTGAAGGGCGGAGTGTATTTAGAAGAAATTGGTGCTTTAAAGGCTATTGCCTTTGATAAAACAGGTACCTTAACAAAAGGGGTCCCAGCTGTAACTGATTATAATGTGTTGAACAAACAGATAAATGAAAAAGAATTACTATCCATCATTACTGCATTGGAGTATCGTTCTCAGCATCCTCTTGCTTCAGCTATCATGAAAAAAGCAGAAGAAGAAAATATTTCTTATTCTGACGTACTAGTAGAGGATTTCTCTTCTATTACAGGTAAAGGTATAAAAGGGATTGTAAACGGGACGACTTATTATATCGGTAGCCCGAAACTATTTAAGGAATTATTGACTACCGATTTCAATAAAGACTTAGAAAAAAATGTTACTACGCTTCAAAATCAAGGTAAAACAGCCATGATTATTGGAACCGAAAAAGAAATACTTGGATTTATTGCAGTCGCTGATGAGGTTCGAGAATCAAGTAAAGAAATTATTGAAAAGTTACATCAACTTGGAATCAAAAAAACAATTATGCTTACTGGTGATAACAAAGGTACTGCGAATGCAATTGGTCACCATGTCGGAGTATCAGAAATTCAAGCTGAATTGATGCCTCAAGATAAATTAGACTATATTAAACAATTAAGGTCGGAGTACGGAAATGTAGCCATGGTTGGAGATGGTGTCAATGATGCGCCTGCGTTAGCAGCTTCCACAGTTGGAATTGCAATGGGTGGAGCTGGTACAGATACAGCTCTAGAAACAGCAGACGTCGCTCTAATGGGAGACGATTTAAGAAAACTTCCATTCACTGTAAAACTTAGCCGAAAAGCTCTGAATATAATTAAAGCTAACATTACTTTTGCAATTGCTATTAAACTGATTGCCTTATTATTGGTAATCCCAGGTTGGTTAACGCTCTGGATTGCAATCCTATCAGATATGGGGGCAACGCTTTTGGTAGCGCTAAATAGTTTAAGACTAATGAGAGTGAAAGAATAA
- a CDS encoding disulfide oxidoreductase gives MSKNSNASGKGRKVWILYFAWLVSVIATLGSLYFSEIKGFIPCDLCWFQRIFMYPLVVILGIGTLQSDTSVKKFVLPLSTIGGLISFFHYLEQKVPGFGGIKPCVSGVPCSAEYINWFGFITIPFLALTAFTLITISMIFFFTKKSK, from the coding sequence ATGAGTAAAAATTCTAATGCTAGTGGAAAAGGAAGAAAAGTTTGGATATTATATTTTGCTTGGCTCGTATCTGTTATTGCAACGCTGGGTAGTCTCTATTTTAGTGAAATTAAAGGCTTTATACCATGCGATCTTTGTTGGTTCCAAAGAATATTCATGTACCCATTAGTGGTGATTTTGGGTATTGGGACTTTACAAAGCGATACCTCTGTGAAAAAGTTTGTATTACCTTTGTCAACTATTGGCGGCTTGATTTCGTTTTTCCATTACCTAGAGCAAAAGGTTCCAGGCTTTGGTGGAATAAAGCCTTGCGTAAGCGGGGTTCCATGTAGTGCAGAATACATTAATTGGTTCGGTTTTATTACAATACCTTTTTTAGCTCTAACTGCTTTTACCTTAATAACTATTAGCATGATTTTCTTCTTTACCAAGAAATCTAAATAA
- a CDS encoding DsbA family protein, producing MEISNVHHVKHWGETIYPQLIEVYVLSGDVKFSYINVLFHGEETTLAALGAEAVYKQIPEVYWDSHEKVFAKQPEAVMHDDVWVTTEK from the coding sequence TTGGAGATTTCAAATGTCCATCATGTAAAGCATTGGGGAGAGACAATTTATCCTCAGCTTATTGAAGTTTATGTTTTATCGGGCGATGTTAAGTTCTCTTATATAAACGTTTTATTCCATGGGGAGGAAACGACCTTGGCTGCATTGGGAGCCGAAGCTGTTTATAAGCAAATTCCAGAAGTATATTGGGATTCCCATGAAAAAGTATTTGCAAAGCAACCAGAAGCGGTAATGCATGATGATGTATGGGTAACAACTGAAAAGTAA
- the resA gene encoding thiol-disulfide oxidoreductase ResA, protein MDKKRRRFFMRLFVLILMVAAIVFTLYSSLTKEKREVIQVGDIAPDFELVDMNGRTHKLSEYRGQGVFLNFWGTWCKPCEREFPIMEKYYQGYKNEGVQVLAVNIAEPDYTVNKYIEQKGLTFPVLIDRYRSVMGAYNIKPLPTTILINSEGKIEKIITGEMTDESILSYMKQIMPK, encoded by the coding sequence ATGGATAAAAAAAGACGAAGATTTTTTATGCGTCTATTTGTTTTGATTTTAATGGTTGCTGCAATAGTATTTACTCTGTACAGTAGCCTTACAAAGGAGAAGAGAGAAGTAATACAAGTAGGTGATATTGCACCCGACTTTGAACTCGTGGATATGAATGGGAGAACCCATAAATTATCAGAGTATAGGGGACAGGGAGTCTTTTTAAATTTTTGGGGTACATGGTGTAAACCTTGCGAAAGAGAATTTCCGATTATGGAAAAATATTATCAAGGTTACAAAAATGAAGGAGTTCAAGTATTAGCTGTAAACATTGCGGAACCAGATTATACAGTAAATAAATACATAGAACAAAAGGGTTTAACATTCCCGGTTTTAATAGACAGATACAGGAGCGTTATGGGGGCTTACAATATTAAACCGTTACCAACAACTATTTTAATTAATTCAGAAGGAAAAATTGAGAAAATTATTACCGGTGAAATGACTGATGAAAGCATTCTGAGTTATATGAAACAGATAATGCCTAAATAA
- a CDS encoding DsbA family protein yields MKFAVIVTIVAIALLAIIVVISSNQTPDETEIVREEVDITGQPVLGSEDAPVTVVEFGDFKCPSCKAWGETVYPQLVEDYILTEDVKFAYVNVLFHGKESVVGSLAAESVYKQDPEVYWDFHKNLFDAQPESSQHDSLWITTEKILELASGIPSINQEQLKEDIEQELTAEQVNSDKDLYTKHNVSQTPTININGITMENPFDYEAIKEVIERELGTEKNE; encoded by the coding sequence ATGAAGTTTGCAGTAATCGTTACAATAGTTGCAATTGCACTACTTGCTATCATCGTGGTAATTAGTAGCAATCAAACCCCTGATGAAACAGAAATAGTAAGAGAAGAAGTTGATATAACAGGACAACCTGTACTTGGATCAGAAGACGCTCCAGTGACAGTTGTCGAATTCGGAGATTTTAAATGCCCTTCATGTAAAGCATGGGGAGAAACCGTTTACCCACAACTTGTAGAAGATTACATTTTGACTGAAGATGTTAAATTCGCTTATGTGAATGTCTTATTCCATGGTAAAGAATCTGTCGTTGGTTCGTTGGCAGCTGAATCTGTCTATAAACAAGATCCAGAAGTTTATTGGGATTTTCATAAGAACTTGTTCGATGCTCAACCAGAATCAAGTCAACATGATAGTTTGTGGATTACAACAGAGAAAATACTTGAACTTGCTAGTGGTATACCTTCAATCAACCAAGAACAATTAAAGGAAGATATTGAACAAGAATTGACGGCTGAACAAGTAAACAGCGATAAAGATTTGTATACCAAACATAATGTATCGCAAACGCCTACTATTAACATCAATGGAATTACAATGGAAAATCCGTTTGATTATGAAGCTATAAAGGAAGTAATAGAGCGAGAACTAGGGACAGAGAAAAATGAGTAA
- a CDS encoding cytochrome c biogenesis CcdA family protein: MLELSLFLAFGAGLLSFISPCSFPLYPAFLSYVTGISLNDLKEDKGVFNRKALVHTLLFLLGFSSIFMALGFSTSFIGTLFIQYQDLLRQIGAIIMVFFGLVILGVFKMDFFLSEKKVQFKKRPQGVIGSVVIGMGFAAGWTPCTGPILASVIALSMSDPGKGMLYMLFYVLGFAIPFLIMSLFIGKMKFLQKKGNWFMNFGGGVMIIMGILLYFDMMTKIIAFLTPFFGGFTGF; the protein is encoded by the coding sequence TTGTTAGAACTAAGTTTATTTTTAGCGTTTGGGGCTGGATTATTATCATTTATCTCACCCTGTTCTTTCCCGTTGTACCCAGCGTTTCTTTCTTATGTAACAGGAATATCTTTAAATGATTTGAAAGAGGATAAGGGAGTATTTAATCGTAAAGCGTTAGTACATACTTTGCTATTTTTACTAGGGTTCTCCAGTATTTTTATGGCATTAGGATTCTCAACTTCATTTATTGGTACACTTTTTATACAATATCAGGATTTACTTAGACAAATTGGGGCAATCATCATGGTCTTTTTTGGTTTAGTTATACTGGGCGTATTTAAGATGGATTTTTTTCTATCTGAAAAGAAGGTACAGTTTAAAAAAAGACCTCAAGGTGTCATAGGATCTGTTGTTATTGGAATGGGTTTTGCTGCAGGATGGACACCATGTACAGGTCCAATACTAGCTAGTGTTATTGCTTTAAGTATGTCTGACCCAGGGAAAGGCATGCTTTATATGTTATTTTATGTCCTAGGGTTTGCCATTCCATTCCTAATTATGTCGCTATTTATTGGGAAAATGAAGTTTCTTCAAAAGAAAGGTAATTGGTTTATGAATTTTGGAGGAGGAGTAATGATCATAATGGGGATTTTATTATACTTCGATATGATGACAAAAATTATTGCATTCTTAACACCATTTTTCGGAGGGTTTACAGGATTTTAG